The Geomonas ferrireducens genome includes a window with the following:
- a CDS encoding TlyA family RNA methyltransferase, translated as MAKERLDKLVFERGLAPSRERAKALIMAGQVVVNDHLADKAGLMVAPEAEIRLKGEPLPYVSRGGLKLAEGLTRFGIDVAGLCAVDVGASTGGFTDCLLQRGARRVFAVDVGYGQLAWKLREDPRVVNLEKTNIRYLESLPETPDLAVIDASFISLDKVLPPTLRLIKEDGIVVALIKPQFEVGRGQVGKGGVVRDAKKHQEVVDGITDLARGLGLTVLGVCDSPILGPKGNKEFLIHLKKGDAVPEPGDADASE; from the coding sequence GTGGCGAAGGAAAGACTGGACAAGCTGGTGTTCGAACGGGGGCTCGCCCCCTCGCGGGAGAGGGCCAAGGCGCTCATCATGGCCGGGCAGGTGGTGGTAAACGACCATCTGGCCGACAAGGCGGGGCTCATGGTCGCCCCCGAGGCGGAGATCCGTCTCAAGGGGGAGCCGCTGCCGTACGTGAGCCGCGGCGGACTCAAGTTGGCCGAGGGGCTCACCCGCTTCGGCATCGACGTCGCCGGGCTTTGCGCCGTCGACGTCGGCGCATCCACCGGAGGCTTCACCGATTGCCTGCTGCAGCGCGGCGCCCGGCGCGTCTTCGCCGTCGACGTGGGGTACGGCCAGCTTGCATGGAAGCTGCGCGAGGACCCGCGGGTGGTGAACCTCGAGAAGACCAACATCCGCTACCTCGAGTCGCTCCCGGAAACTCCGGACCTGGCCGTCATCGACGCCTCGTTCATCTCTCTGGACAAGGTACTTCCGCCGACGCTGCGCCTCATCAAGGAGGACGGCATCGTCGTCGCCCTCATCAAGCCGCAGTTCGAGGTGGGGCGCGGACAAGTAGGGAAGGGGGGCGTGGTGCGGGACGCGAAAAAGCACCAGGAGGTGGTCGACGGCATCACCGATCTCGCCCGCGGCCTGGGCCTTACCGTCCTCGGCGTCTGCGACTCCCCGATCCTCGGCCCTAAGGGGAACAAGGAGTTCCTGATCCATCTGAAAAAGGGCGACGCGGTTCCCGAACCCGGGGACGCGGACGCTTCGGAGTAG
- a CDS encoding PAS domain-containing sensor histidine kinase produces the protein MPRFTIFKKILVITLLLSLLPLFVSSVILLANLQATSTNLSMEITESDDRQAIESLQMRARDLAENIKDFLHQCESDLLFVSRSRLDRETLLDFYQTRLSEVWQRGGGATEAQGTHEFRPIYRSIAIIDAKGRERLAIRNGTFAPERELADVSDPANTEFKSENYFRRVRALKPGEIYVSHLTGFHVSKQEQLAGAADPESAYDGKIYQGVIRFGAPLFDRKGKFAGMVLLSLDHRHLMEFTQHIDPGKNAAALFPSYQSGNYAFLFDDEGWIITHPKYWDIRGVDPSGKLVPPYSSKSSKADVESGRIPFNLDFAGFIHPGYPQVAEAVRAKREGHVDITNVGGAKKIMAYAPIFYDTGDYAKHGIFGGVTIGFQVDRFHEASRKGSRLISRQLGEHRKASGAIILITAVFSALSAWLLSRGISVPLRQLTVSAKKLAAGDSAVRVAVNSADEIGVLAQTFNYMADELDRRKHSLLATLEELKKSRLEILDERNFKESVLQSISSGIVTFSPEGFLTSINSTGRLFLGEGITTGMHYREVFNGWGILGDRIADVFATGAGYGRETFRFDHEPGKTHFDVGFFPIGVDSDQGLTVTLRNETERENLHEEMMRLDRLASLGKLSAGIAHEVRNPLTGISLLLDDLHDQATSDPADKELIKKALLEIERVEKLINALLNYSSPVRAEFRECDLNRLVNDTVLLMRRPCEKQQVQLVMNEGEVPPFRFDPEKIKQAVLNIIKNAQQALPGGGRIEVSTAVSDGYAVITIGDDGPGIASEDQPLIFEPFFTRKGAGTGLGLSITQRIVEEHQGRVQVESAPGRGTRFTVELPLGDQQEAD, from the coding sequence GTGCCACGTTTCACCATCTTCAAAAAGATCCTCGTCATCACGCTGCTGCTCTCCCTGCTGCCGCTCTTCGTCTCGTCCGTCATTCTCTTAGCCAACCTGCAGGCGACCAGCACCAACCTCTCGATGGAGATAACGGAGTCCGACGACCGACAGGCCATTGAGTCGCTGCAGATGAGGGCGCGGGACCTCGCGGAAAACATCAAGGATTTCCTGCACCAGTGCGAGAGCGATCTCCTCTTCGTCTCCCGGTCGCGGCTGGACCGAGAGACCCTGCTCGACTTCTACCAGACCCGGCTCTCAGAGGTCTGGCAGCGCGGCGGCGGCGCGACCGAGGCCCAGGGGACCCACGAGTTCCGCCCCATCTACCGCTCCATCGCCATCATTGACGCAAAGGGGCGGGAGCGCCTGGCGATCCGCAACGGCACCTTCGCCCCGGAACGGGAACTTGCCGACGTCTCCGACCCCGCGAACACGGAGTTCAAAAGCGAGAACTACTTCCGCCGCGTGCGCGCCTTGAAGCCAGGCGAGATCTACGTATCGCACCTGACCGGCTTTCACGTCAGCAAGCAGGAGCAGTTGGCGGGCGCCGCGGACCCGGAAAGCGCCTATGACGGCAAGATATACCAGGGGGTGATCCGCTTCGGAGCGCCGCTTTTCGACCGCAAAGGGAAATTCGCCGGCATGGTGCTCCTCTCCCTGGACCACCGCCACCTGATGGAGTTCACCCAGCACATCGACCCGGGCAAGAACGCGGCAGCCCTCTTTCCCTCCTACCAAAGCGGCAACTACGCCTTCCTGTTCGACGACGAGGGATGGATCATCACGCACCCCAAGTACTGGGACATCCGCGGTGTGGACCCAAGCGGCAAGCTGGTCCCCCCCTACAGCAGCAAGTCGAGCAAGGCGGACGTGGAAAGCGGCCGCATCCCCTTCAACCTCGACTTCGCCGGTTTCATTCACCCCGGATACCCGCAGGTGGCCGAGGCGGTGCGCGCCAAGCGGGAGGGGCACGTGGACATCACCAACGTAGGAGGAGCCAAGAAGATCATGGCCTATGCACCCATCTTCTACGACACCGGCGACTACGCGAAGCACGGCATCTTCGGCGGCGTCACCATAGGTTTCCAGGTGGACCGCTTCCACGAGGCATCCCGCAAAGGAAGCAGGCTCATCAGCCGCCAGCTCGGCGAGCACCGCAAGGCAAGCGGGGCCATCATCCTGATCACCGCCGTCTTCTCAGCGCTTTCAGCCTGGCTTTTGTCACGCGGCATCAGCGTTCCGCTCAGACAGCTCACCGTGAGTGCAAAAAAGCTCGCCGCCGGCGACAGTGCGGTCCGGGTCGCGGTGAACTCCGCCGACGAGATCGGCGTCCTCGCCCAGACCTTCAACTACATGGCCGACGAGCTCGACCGCCGCAAACATAGCCTCCTCGCCACCCTGGAAGAGCTAAAGAAGTCACGGCTGGAGATCCTTGACGAACGCAATTTCAAGGAGAGCGTGCTGCAGAGTATCTCGAGCGGCATCGTGACCTTCTCCCCGGAGGGCTTCCTCACCTCCATCAACAGCACCGGCCGCCTCTTCCTGGGCGAAGGGATCACGACGGGGATGCACTACCGCGAGGTTTTCAACGGCTGGGGAATACTGGGCGACAGGATCGCCGACGTCTTCGCTACCGGTGCCGGATACGGGCGTGAAACCTTCCGTTTCGACCATGAGCCGGGCAAGACCCATTTCGACGTCGGCTTCTTCCCCATCGGCGTCGATTCCGACCAGGGACTTACCGTGACCCTGCGCAACGAGACCGAGCGCGAGAACCTGCACGAGGAGATGATGAGACTAGACCGCCTCGCCTCCCTTGGGAAGCTCTCGGCGGGGATCGCCCACGAGGTGCGCAACCCGCTGACCGGGATCTCGCTGCTACTGGACGACCTGCACGACCAGGCGACCTCGGACCCCGCAGACAAGGAGCTCATCAAGAAGGCCCTCCTTGAGATCGAGCGGGTGGAGAAGCTGATCAACGCCCTTTTGAATTACTCCTCTCCGGTGCGCGCAGAGTTCAGGGAGTGCGACCTCAACCGGCTCGTGAACGACACCGTGCTCCTGATGCGGCGGCCGTGCGAGAAACAGCAGGTGCAACTGGTCATGAACGAGGGTGAGGTCCCCCCGTTCCGATTCGACCCGGAGAAGATCAAACAGGCGGTGCTCAACATCATCAAGAACGCGCAGCAGGCCCTTCCAGGCGGCGGACGCATCGAGGTATCCACTGCCGTTTCCGATGGGTATGCAGTGATCACCATCGGCGACGACGGCCCCGGCATCGCCAGCGAAGACCAGCCCCTCATCTTCGAACCGTTCTTCACAAGAAAGGGAGCCGGCACCGGTCTCGGGCTGTCGATCACCCAGCGCATCGTCGAGGAACACCAGGGGCGGGTGCAGGTGGAGAGCGCGCCGGGCCGGGGAACCCGGTTTACCGTCGAGCTGCCGCTAGGCGATCAACAGGAAGCAGACTGA
- a CDS encoding ATP-binding protein: MQGNTIEVDIKVPNKTRYLSLIGKIGEDIARELERFSGDKEVLAYHLNLVLTEAMVNAIKHAGPKEPEKLVRIVISLHRDDLTIRVYDDGQGFDINAIPAPNFEELEDRGRGIFLIRTLMDSVAYRKSCKENMLEMKKKLA, encoded by the coding sequence ATGCAAGGGAACACGATCGAGGTCGACATAAAGGTCCCCAACAAGACCAGGTACCTGAGTCTTATCGGGAAGATCGGGGAGGACATAGCCCGGGAGCTTGAGCGTTTCAGCGGCGACAAGGAGGTGCTCGCCTATCACCTGAATCTGGTCCTCACCGAAGCGATGGTGAACGCGATAAAGCATGCCGGCCCCAAGGAGCCGGAAAAGCTCGTTCGCATCGTTATAAGCCTGCACCGGGACGATCTCACCATCAGGGTGTACGACGACGGTCAGGGATTCGACATCAACGCCATCCCCGCCCCCAACTTCGAGGAGTTGGAGGACCGGGGACGCGGCATCTTCCTGATCCGTACCCTTATGGACTCGGTCGCCTACAGAAAGAGCTGCAAGGAAAACATGCTGGAGATGAAAAAGAAACTCGCCTGA
- a CDS encoding STAS domain-containing protein has translation MNLASETRNDVVIIYVKEERLDAHNSTELKSAVQKLFEDGKKNVLVDLKDVRFIDSSGLGALVSGFKNAISHQGNLKLSSLQSQVKSMFELTRLHRVFEIFPSTVEAVENFQS, from the coding sequence ATGAACCTAGCAAGCGAGACGAGGAACGACGTTGTAATTATATACGTCAAGGAGGAAAGGCTGGACGCGCACAACTCTACCGAGCTGAAAAGCGCGGTGCAGAAGCTTTTCGAGGACGGCAAGAAGAACGTGCTGGTGGACCTGAAGGACGTCCGCTTTATCGACAGCTCTGGTCTTGGCGCGCTGGTGTCCGGTTTTAAGAACGCCATTTCGCATCAGGGGAACCTGAAGCTCTCCTCGCTGCAGTCTCAGGTAAAGTCGATGTTCGAACTGACCCGATTGCACCGGGTCTTCGAGATATTCCCATCCACGGTGGAGGCGGTGGAGAACTTTCAGTCCTAG
- a CDS encoding histidine triad nucleotide-binding protein, whose product MNDCLFCKMADGRIPVKKVYEDDLLFAIEDINPVAPVHMLLIPKKHLANALDLAPEDDLLIGAVHRVAASLTRERGFDEEGFRLVNNTNAGAGQSVFHIHFHLLAGRKLGWPPG is encoded by the coding sequence ATGAATGACTGTCTTTTCTGCAAGATGGCGGACGGGCGCATCCCGGTCAAGAAGGTCTACGAGGACGACCTCCTCTTCGCCATCGAGGACATCAACCCAGTTGCGCCGGTGCACATGCTCCTCATCCCGAAGAAGCACTTGGCGAACGCGCTTGACCTCGCCCCCGAGGACGACCTGCTGATCGGTGCGGTGCACCGTGTTGCCGCCTCCCTCACCCGCGAACGCGGCTTCGACGAGGAGGGGTTCCGCCTGGTGAACAACACCAACGCCGGCGCCGGCCAGTCCGTATTTCACATTCATTTCCACCTGTTGGCCGGGCGCAAGCTCGGGTGGCCTCCGGGGTAG
- a CDS encoding UbiD family decarboxylase, whose amino-acid sequence MGYKDLASCVADLERTGALVRIDCELSAELEIGSIQRRVYQAGGPALLFTRVKGSSFPMLGNLFGTLDRTRYIFRDTLKAVERLVKLKVDPRTALKEPTTLLGAVPAAWHLLPKTVGDGPVLANRTAIAGLPQLKSWPDDGGAFITLPQVYSESAAQPGLRHSNLGMYRVQLSGGAYRENEEIGLHYQIHRGIGFHHAEAIERGEPFRVNIFVGGPPSMTVAAVMPLPEGMPELSFAGLLAGHRIEMVQREGKLPIPAQADFCITGIVDPKRTLPEGPFGDHFGYYSLAHDFPVLKVEEVFHRDGAIWPFTTVGRPPQEDTSFGAFIHELTGPLIPTVIPGVKAVHAVDAAGVHPLLFAVGSERYVPYGERRTPQELLTIANAVLGQGQLSLAKYLMIAAHEDAPRLDIHDIPAFLAHVLERFDPRRDLHFQTATTMDTLDYSGSGLNSGSKVVIAAIGEKRRTLATELPSGLRLPAGFDDPRLCLPGVIALRGPACRTRKGEPDERMDELCETLAGGEGLEGFPLIVVCDDSRFTAAELNNFLWVTFTRSDPAADIYGVGASMACKQWGCTGPVVIDARVKPHHAPPLVEDPAVERKVDELAAPGGPLHGLY is encoded by the coding sequence TTGGGATATAAAGACCTTGCATCCTGCGTCGCTGACCTGGAGCGCACCGGCGCGCTGGTCAGGATTGACTGCGAACTTTCCGCGGAACTCGAGATCGGGTCGATCCAGCGCCGCGTCTATCAGGCGGGCGGCCCGGCGCTTCTCTTCACCAGGGTGAAGGGGAGCTCCTTTCCCATGCTCGGGAACCTCTTCGGGACCCTCGACCGCACGAGATACATCTTCAGGGACACCCTTAAAGCGGTGGAGCGCCTGGTCAAGCTCAAGGTGGACCCGCGCACCGCGCTGAAGGAACCGACCACCTTGCTCGGCGCGGTTCCCGCTGCCTGGCACCTCCTCCCGAAAACGGTGGGGGACGGCCCCGTCCTTGCCAACCGCACCGCGATCGCCGGTCTCCCGCAGTTGAAATCCTGGCCCGACGACGGCGGCGCCTTCATCACCCTTCCCCAGGTCTATTCCGAAAGTGCGGCTCAACCCGGGTTGCGCCATTCGAACCTCGGCATGTACCGGGTGCAGCTCTCCGGCGGCGCCTACCGGGAGAACGAGGAGATCGGGCTGCACTACCAGATCCACCGCGGCATCGGCTTTCACCACGCCGAGGCCATCGAGCGGGGCGAACCGTTCCGGGTCAACATCTTCGTCGGCGGTCCCCCGTCCATGACCGTCGCCGCGGTCATGCCGCTTCCCGAGGGGATGCCGGAACTCTCCTTCGCCGGACTTCTGGCCGGGCACCGCATCGAAATGGTGCAGCGCGAGGGGAAGCTTCCCATCCCGGCGCAGGCGGATTTCTGCATCACCGGCATCGTCGACCCCAAAAGAACACTCCCCGAAGGCCCCTTTGGCGACCACTTCGGCTATTACAGCCTCGCACACGACTTCCCGGTGCTGAAGGTGGAGGAGGTCTTCCATCGCGACGGCGCCATCTGGCCCTTCACCACGGTGGGGCGTCCCCCGCAGGAGGACACCTCGTTCGGCGCCTTCATACACGAGCTCACCGGCCCGCTCATCCCGACCGTCATTCCCGGGGTGAAGGCGGTGCACGCGGTGGACGCGGCGGGGGTGCACCCGCTTCTCTTTGCCGTCGGCAGCGAGCGCTACGTCCCGTACGGCGAGCGGCGCACGCCGCAGGAGCTTTTGACCATCGCGAACGCGGTGCTCGGGCAGGGGCAGCTCTCCCTGGCGAAGTACCTGATGATCGCCGCCCACGAGGACGCGCCGCGCCTGGACATCCACGACATCCCGGCGTTTTTGGCCCACGTTCTCGAGCGGTTCGATCCGCGCCGCGACCTGCACTTCCAGACCGCCACCACCATGGACACCCTTGACTACTCCGGCTCGGGACTGAACAGCGGCTCCAAGGTGGTCATCGCCGCGATCGGGGAGAAGCGTCGCACCCTCGCCACCGAGCTTCCCAGCGGGCTCAGGCTTCCCGCCGGCTTCGACGACCCCAGGCTCTGCCTCCCGGGCGTCATCGCTTTGCGCGGACCCGCCTGCCGGACGAGGAAAGGGGAACCGGACGAGCGGATGGATGAGCTTTGCGAAACGCTTGCCGGCGGTGAAGGGCTGGAGGGCTTCCCGCTCATCGTGGTCTGCGACGACAGTCGTTTTACCGCGGCGGAACTGAACAACTTCCTGTGGGTGACCTTCACGCGCAGCGATCCCGCCGCCGACATCTACGGCGTGGGTGCCTCCATGGCCTGCAAGCAGTGGGGGTGCACCGGACCCGTCGTGATCGATGCACGCGTGAAGCCGCACCATGCCCCGCCCCTGGTCGAGGATCCAGCGGTGGAGCGCAAGGTGGACGAACTGGCAGCGCCCGGCGGCCCGCTGCACGGGCTTTATTAA
- the lgt gene encoding prolipoprotein diacylglyceryl transferase, with amino-acid sequence MVFPNIDPVFLRLGPLEFRWYGLMYICGFVSAYFIILSGVKRKGLPLNKDQVADIIFTVALGVILGGRIGYILFYNLSYYLSHPLKLFAVWEGGMSFHGGLIGATLASLYYIRKHKLAFYPLADIGFLAGPVGLGFGRIGNFINGELYGRVTDVPWGVVFPSGGPLPRHPSQLYEAFLEGPVMFTVLYLVSRNVKKDGVVVWSFIALYGLFRFLVEFVREPDEQIGFLFGGLSMGQMLSFPMFLLGAAMVIRRYRRG; translated from the coding sequence ATGGTTTTTCCCAACATCGACCCGGTTTTCCTGCGCCTTGGGCCGCTGGAATTCCGCTGGTACGGTCTCATGTACATCTGCGGCTTCGTCAGCGCCTACTTCATAATCCTCTCCGGCGTGAAGCGCAAAGGGCTGCCGCTCAACAAGGACCAGGTCGCCGACATCATCTTCACCGTCGCCCTCGGGGTTATCTTGGGCGGCCGGATCGGCTACATACTCTTTTACAACCTCTCTTATTACCTGAGCCACCCGTTGAAACTGTTCGCGGTTTGGGAAGGGGGGATGTCCTTCCACGGCGGCCTGATCGGTGCCACCCTGGCGAGCCTCTACTACATCCGCAAGCACAAGCTCGCCTTCTATCCCCTGGCGGACATAGGCTTTTTGGCAGGCCCGGTGGGGCTTGGTTTCGGCAGGATCGGCAACTTCATCAACGGCGAACTCTACGGCCGGGTTACCGACGTCCCCTGGGGGGTCGTCTTCCCGAGCGGGGGGCCGCTGCCGCGCCATCCTTCCCAGCTCTACGAGGCGTTTCTCGAGGGGCCGGTCATGTTCACGGTTCTTTACCTGGTTTCGCGCAACGTGAAAAAGGACGGGGTCGTCGTGTGGTCCTTCATCGCGCTGTACGGACTGTTCCGTTTCCTGGTGGAGTTCGTCAGGGAACCCGACGAGCAGATAGGTTTTCTCTTCGGAGGGCTGTCTATGGGGCAGATGCTAAGCTTCCCTATGTTCCTTCTGGGCGCGGCGATGGTGATCCGGCGCTACCGCCGCGGATAG
- a CDS encoding DUF4124 domain-containing protein: protein MKKLLVLLLLLYPLTAIAETYQWTDGRGTVNFAEDLGKVPKKYRKKAKRLGGDEEPVKIINESPAEPAKAKKDEPEAGKKLYGGKDEAAWRREFGQAEFNLKNAESDLATLKGRLRDTSTMSRSEYLSIQNSIRYAEDRVQAQRKRLEQLQESADRLGVPAEYRK, encoded by the coding sequence ATGAAAAAACTGCTCGTGCTGTTGCTACTGCTCTACCCGCTCACGGCCATCGCGGAGACCTACCAGTGGACCGACGGGAGGGGAACGGTGAACTTCGCCGAAGACCTCGGCAAGGTTCCGAAGAAGTACCGGAAAAAGGCCAAAAGGCTCGGCGGCGATGAGGAACCGGTGAAGATCATCAACGAGTCCCCGGCGGAACCGGCCAAGGCGAAGAAGGACGAGCCGGAAGCGGGTAAAAAGCTCTACGGCGGGAAGGACGAGGCAGCCTGGCGCAGGGAGTTTGGGCAGGCCGAGTTCAACCTTAAAAACGCGGAGTCGGACCTCGCAACGCTCAAGGGGAGGCTGCGCGACACCTCGACGATGAGCCGCTCCGAGTACCTCTCCATCCAGAACAGCATCAGGTACGCCGAGGACCGGGTCCAGGCGCAACGCAAGAGACTCGAACAGCTTCAGGAGAGCGCCGACCGCCTGGGCGTTCCCGCCGAATACCGTAAATAA
- a CDS encoding SpoIIE family protein phosphatase: MLEVNWVWGTALLYIALLFLVAYYADQRQKAGRSITANPWVYSLSIAVYATSWTFYGSVGKAATTGIDFLPVYLGPTLTAFTWWFLLKKMVRISKENNITSIADFISSRYGSSQWLGAIITVITVMGVMPYIALQLKAVSTSFTIITGYHDFHLGFMEQAYIPSPHPGLFTALLLAVFSVLFGARHLTSTERHDGLVAAIALESVVKLVAMLVVGAFITYFAFDGMGDIFWRMFQKEPHTLSRLVTLDATGENSYSSMFSILALSMSAVMLLPRQFQVMVLENAHEAHLNSASWRFPAYMFLMNLFVMPIALAGILMTGSNTGADYFVLTLPMRLESPWLALVAFLGGFSASAGMVMVESIAVSTMLLNHVLMPVVIRFRPQSWFPLLLINLKRFGIVLVILLGYLYQSAVGETYMLANMGLISFSAAVQFAPALIGGLYWPRGNKAGAITGLLLGFGVWFYTLLLPSVLQAGGWQTDLLLYGPFGIELLRPQALFGLTGLDEFTHTLFWSMFMNIAAYLSLSILLGQGEKESEQMNRFVRVFSSEGTPQWETKRLSKPVTIVQFVTLMSKFIGEQQAHAAIADYLGEREIDGKGGVSEFELPNLKRFVEKTLAGSLGGAAAGAVVESFLSDIGSRMEPVFDIFSTVRTSRDQSREALFVRLRASEIMSRSLELDIIMGDLLELLLREFKLDLAVIRLLNEESVLKVRSYRGVGGERITAEDRILEIDTHVGEAFLGRRTEFFNDTAFITKPIAKEIFQKEGIKSFAHIPIASEGAPPVGVLSVFSRSIIGLFTEQFVELLESLAGQLAQAVRIVEEREAKERERRQKEAALLENARVTRDLELAKQIQLSLLPESPPSLPGLRIASRCVPAAHVGGDYYDFFHRSTGVMDVVMADVSGHSVGAALIMVETRSVLRAQMQESRSPKDLLKLLNELLYEDLTGAELFITMFCARYDGAQRALTFANAGHTRPILFRGGTWQELDAEGLILGVEKNVVFEERHTPLEPGDLLFIYTDGIIEAENDAGDFFGVDRLCRLLSGLLDAEPEVVIERVLTEVGNHAWPQPLQDDISMVVMKVA; this comes from the coding sequence ATGCTTGAGGTCAACTGGGTCTGGGGCACTGCCCTGCTCTACATAGCCCTCCTCTTCCTGGTCGCCTACTACGCCGACCAGCGGCAGAAGGCCGGGCGCAGCATCACGGCCAATCCCTGGGTCTACTCCCTCTCCATCGCGGTCTACGCCACATCCTGGACCTTCTACGGCAGCGTCGGGAAGGCGGCCACCACCGGGATCGACTTCCTCCCCGTCTACCTGGGGCCCACCCTGACCGCCTTTACCTGGTGGTTTCTGCTGAAGAAGATGGTGCGCATCTCCAAAGAGAACAACATAACCTCCATCGCCGACTTCATCAGCTCCCGCTACGGTTCCTCGCAGTGGCTGGGCGCCATCATCACGGTGATCACGGTCATGGGGGTGATGCCCTACATCGCCCTGCAGCTGAAAGCGGTCTCCACCTCATTTACTATCATCACCGGCTACCACGACTTCCACCTCGGGTTCATGGAGCAGGCCTACATCCCATCCCCGCACCCCGGGCTATTCACGGCGCTGCTGCTCGCGGTGTTCAGCGTGCTCTTCGGTGCGAGACACCTGACCTCGACCGAGCGGCACGACGGCCTCGTGGCGGCCATCGCCCTGGAGTCGGTGGTCAAGCTCGTCGCGATGCTCGTCGTCGGCGCCTTCATCACCTACTTCGCCTTCGACGGCATGGGAGACATCTTCTGGCGCATGTTCCAGAAGGAGCCGCACACCTTGTCGCGCCTCGTCACGCTCGATGCCACCGGGGAGAACTCCTACTCCTCGATGTTCAGCATCCTCGCGCTCTCGATGAGCGCGGTCATGCTCCTGCCGCGTCAGTTCCAGGTCATGGTGCTGGAAAACGCGCACGAGGCGCACCTGAACAGCGCATCGTGGCGCTTTCCGGCCTACATGTTCCTCATGAACCTGTTCGTCATGCCCATCGCCCTCGCCGGGATCCTGATGACCGGGAGCAACACCGGCGCCGACTATTTCGTGCTCACCCTGCCGATGCGGCTTGAGTCGCCATGGCTCGCGCTGGTTGCCTTCCTGGGCGGGTTCTCGGCATCGGCGGGAATGGTGATGGTCGAATCCATCGCCGTCTCCACCATGCTTCTGAACCACGTGCTGATGCCGGTCGTGATCCGCTTCAGGCCGCAGTCCTGGTTCCCACTCCTGCTCATCAACCTGAAGCGCTTCGGCATCGTGCTCGTCATCCTGCTCGGGTACCTGTACCAAAGCGCGGTGGGCGAGACCTACATGCTCGCCAACATGGGGCTCATCTCCTTCTCCGCAGCGGTCCAGTTCGCCCCCGCCCTGATCGGCGGCCTCTACTGGCCGCGCGGCAACAAGGCGGGCGCCATAACCGGGCTTTTGCTCGGCTTCGGGGTCTGGTTCTACACCCTGCTCCTCCCCTCCGTGCTGCAGGCGGGAGGTTGGCAGACCGACCTTTTGCTCTACGGCCCGTTCGGGATCGAGCTGTTGCGCCCCCAGGCGCTCTTCGGGCTGACCGGACTGGACGAGTTCACCCACACGCTCTTCTGGAGCATGTTCATGAACATCGCGGCCTACCTATCCCTCTCCATCCTGCTTGGCCAGGGGGAAAAGGAGAGCGAGCAGATGAACCGCTTCGTGCGGGTCTTCTCGTCTGAGGGGACGCCGCAGTGGGAGACCAAGCGTCTCTCGAAGCCGGTGACCATCGTGCAGTTCGTCACCCTCATGTCCAAGTTCATCGGCGAACAGCAGGCCCACGCCGCGATCGCGGACTACCTGGGCGAACGCGAGATCGACGGCAAGGGAGGGGTCTCCGAGTTCGAGCTCCCGAACCTGAAGCGTTTCGTGGAGAAGACCCTCGCCGGGTCGCTTGGGGGGGCCGCCGCCGGCGCGGTGGTGGAGAGTTTTCTCAGCGACATCGGGTCGAGGATGGAGCCGGTGTTCGACATATTTTCCACGGTGCGCACCTCGCGCGACCAAAGCCGCGAGGCTCTCTTCGTCAGGCTGCGCGCCTCGGAGATCATGAGCCGCTCGCTCGAGCTCGACATCATCATGGGGGATCTTCTCGAGCTTCTTTTGCGCGAGTTCAAGCTCGACCTCGCCGTGATACGGCTTCTTAACGAGGAGTCGGTACTGAAGGTCCGCTCCTACCGGGGCGTCGGCGGGGAGAGGATCACCGCGGAAGACCGCATCCTCGAGATAGACACCCACGTAGGAGAGGCGTTTCTCGGGCGCCGTACCGAATTTTTCAATGACACCGCCTTCATAACGAAGCCGATCGCCAAGGAGATCTTCCAGAAGGAAGGGATCAAGTCCTTCGCGCATATCCCGATCGCGAGCGAGGGGGCCCCTCCGGTTGGGGTGCTTTCGGTATTCTCCCGCTCCATCATCGGCCTTTTCACCGAGCAGTTCGTCGAGCTTCTTGAAAGCCTCGCGGGACAGCTCGCCCAGGCGGTGCGCATCGTCGAGGAGCGCGAGGCGAAGGAGCGCGAGCGGCGCCAGAAGGAGGCTGCACTTCTGGAGAACGCGCGGGTCACCCGCGACCTCGAGCTCGCCAAGCAGATCCAGCTCTCGCTCCTGCCGGAAAGCCCACCGTCACTCCCCGGGCTGCGCATCGCCAGCCGCTGCGTGCCCGCCGCACACGTCGGTGGCGACTACTACGACTTCTTCCATCGCAGCACCGGCGTGATGGACGTGGTCATGGCGGACGTCTCCGGCCACAGCGTCGGTGCCGCCCTCATCATGGTCGAGACGAGGAGCGTGCTGCGGGCCCAGATGCAGGAGTCGAGGTCCCCGAAGGACCTTTTGAAGCTTTTGAACGAGCTTTTGTACGAAGACCTGACCGGCGCCGAACTCTTCATCACCATGTTCTGCGCAAGGTACGACGGCGCGCAACGCGCCCTCACCTTTGCCAACGCGGGTCACACCCGCCCCATCCTGTTCCGCGGCGGGACCTGGCAGGAGTTGGACGCGGAGGGACTCATCCTGGGTGTCGAAAAAAATGTCGTTTTCGAGGAGCGCCATACCCCGCTGGAACCTGGGGACCTCCTCTTCATTTACACCGACGGCATCATCGAGGCGGAGAACGACGCGGGGGATTTCTTCGGGGTGGATCGGCTTTGCCGGCTCCTCTCCGGGCTGCTTGACGCGGAGCCTGAGGTGGTGATCGAAAGGGTGCTGACCGAGGTGGGAAACCACGCCTGGCCCCAACCTTTACAGGACGACATTTCCATGGTAGTCATGAAGGTGGCGTGA